The Sylvia atricapilla isolate bSylAtr1 chromosome 13, bSylAtr1.pri, whole genome shotgun sequence genome includes a region encoding these proteins:
- the DNAAF4 gene encoding dynein axonemal assembly factor 4 isoform X1 — MPVWLREHSWRQTLTAVYLSLPLRGARATAANIFCSEQYLKVSIPPFLFEAILYAPIDDTNSTAKIGNGNIFFTLYKKEPVMWDSLTLANAAKEKLQHLRENAVLKAHEKAKEETEAKKITKQEHKKYALEATMKLEEEERKRIEDLKEKERQKVAKELELWKNQQKDGDAYKSIQKKGKLHQEIEPLKERKSEKMNQTRIPNEGTSKTRLKSTKGPGSCSIFSQNLKEEQLPAPRSAATIKVNFTPRVFPTALRESRVAEEEEWLHKQAEARRIINSDLSELEDLKEEEKNPDWLKDKGNKMFAMGDYLGAVNAYNLAVRLNNKLPLLYLNRAACHLKLRNLHKAIEDSSKALELLTPPVPDNENARVKAHVRRGTAFCQLELYTEGLQDYEAALKIDPRNKNIEKDAEKIRHLIQGTMQGS; from the exons ATGCCGGTGTGGCTGCGGGAGCACAGCTGGCGGCAGACCCTCACCGCCGTGTACCTGTCGCTGCCCCTGCGCGGCGCCCGGGCCACCGCCGCCAACATCTTCTGCAGCGAGCAGTACCTGAAG gTAAGCATCCCTCCCTTTTTATTTGAAGCCATTTTATATGCTCCTATCGATGACACAAATAGCACAGCAAAGATtggaaatggaaacattttcttcactttgtATAAAAAAGAACCGGTCATGTGGGATTCCCTTACTCTAGCAAATG ctgccaAGGAGAAACTACAACATCTGAGAGAGAATGCTGTTCTAAAAGCCcatgaaaaggcaaaagaggagacagaagcaaaaaaaataacaaaacaggAACACAAAAAATATGCTTTGGAGGCCACAATGAAG ctagaggaagaagaaagaaaaagaattgaagatctgaaagaaaaggagcGGCAGAAGGTTGCTAAAGAGTTGGAGTTATggaaaaaccaacaaaaagatGGTGATGCATACAAGAGCatacaaaaaaagggaaaattacatCAAGAAATCGAGCcattaaaagagagaaaaagtgaaaaaatgaaCCAAACTCGAATTCCTAATGAAGGAACTTCTAAGACCAGACTCAAGTCCACAAAAG GTCCTGGCTCCTGTAGTATATTTTCACAGAACTTAAAGGAAGAGCAGTTACCAGCTCCCCGATCTGCTGCTACAATTAAAGTCAACTTCACACCCCGAGtttttcccacagctctgcGAGAATCTCGTGttgcagaagaggaggag TGGCTACATAAACAAGCAGAAGCTCGAAGAATAATAAATTCTGATTTATCTGAGCTGGAAGACTtgaaagaagaggagaagaatCCAGATTGGTTAAAGGACAAAGGAAA CAAAATGTTTGCAATGGGAGACTACCTTGGGGCTGTAAATGCGTATAACCTTGCAGTGAGGCTGAACAATAAACTTCCCCTGCTGTACCTGAACCGTGCTGCTTGCCACCTTAAACTGAGAAATTTACACAAAGCTATTGAAGATTCCTCTAAG GCACTGGAACTGTTGACACCACCTGTTCCTGATAATGAGAACGCTCGAGTGAAAGCCCATGTGAGACGTGGAACAGCATTTTGTCAGCTGGAGTTATACACTGAAG GTCTTCAGGATTATGAAGCAGCTCTCAAGATTGAtcctagaaataaaaatatagaaaaagaTGCTGAGAAGATTCGACATCTAATTCAAGGAACAATGCAAGgctcttaa
- the PYGO1 gene encoding pygopus homolog 1 has product MSAEQEKDPIALKRSRGGDSGLDGLGGPGVQLGSPDKKKRKANTQGSTFPPPSEYAPPPNPSSDHLVAANPFDDNYNTVSYKPLPSGNPYFSNPGYPGFGGYNTFRMPPHMLPRVSSPYGGSYSLRNQPHPLPQNPVGMGFSRPHSFSFGPHDNPGFGNQPPYGSGQINQNVNMPAQHFRPNPGENFGHSGQIPHPDVPTNFGPGNNPNFPNSQLESNHSFVAPPNTYNQTKPSAQKQDFSQGASKASSQNTAAHQHHHRTEDVVSQGNSDLKNVTRNNVVNQDNSHSNSAENTNAGHANGTQSKSRQPRGAAEGCNSEKSSKTPLHPSRHGHSSSEPVYPCGICTHEVNDDQDAILCEASCQKWFHRICTGMTESAYGLLTAEASAVWGCDTCMADKDVQLMRTREAAGPPALNTEG; this is encoded by the exons GTGGTGACAGTGGATTGGATGGGTTAGGAGGACCAGGAGTTCAGCTTGGAAGCCCTGATAAGAAAAAGCGCAAAGCAAATACACAG gGGTCAACATTTCCTCCTCCATCTGAATATGCTCCACCACCGAACCCAAGCTCTGACCACCTCGTAGCTGCAAATCCATTTGATGACAACTATAATACTGTGTCTTATAAACCACTTCCTTCAGGAAATCCATATTTTAGTAATCCTGGTTATCCTGGCTTTGGAGGCTATAACACGTTCAGAATGCCACCTCACATGCTGCCCAGAGTGTCCTCACCATACGGTGGTTCTTACTCCCTCAGAAACCAACCACATCCTCTCCCTCAAAACCCTGTTGGCATGGGTTTTAGTCGACCCCACTCCTTCAGCTTTGGTCCACATGATAACCCAGGTTTTGGGAATCAACCACCTTACGGCAGTGGTCAGATAAATCAAAATGTCAATATGCCTGCTCAGCATTTCAGGCCAAATCCTGGGGAGAACTTTGGCCATTCTGGTCAGATACCTCACCCTGATGTGCCAACTAACTTTGGGCCTGGAAACAATCCAAATTTTCCAAATTCTCAGCTAGAGTCAAACCATTCTTTTGTTGCTCCACCAAACACGTACAACCAGACAAAACCATCAGCACAAAAGCAAGACTTTAGTCAGGGTGCAAGCAAAGCATCCAGCCAGAACACTGCTGCTCATCAGCATCATCACAGGACAGAGGACGTTGTGAGTCAAGGTAACAGTGACCTAAAAAATGTTACTCGAAACAATGTGGTAAATCAGGATAACAGCCATTCTAATAGTGCTGAGAACACCAACGCTGGCCACGCAAATGGCACACAGAGCAAGTCCCGCCAGCCTCGAGGTGCTGCGGAGGGATGCAACTCtgaaaagagcagcaaaacacCCCTCCATCCCAGTCGTCATGGACACTCGTCCTCTGAGCCCGTCTACCCGTGTGGAATTTGTACACATGAAGTCAACGATGACCAGGATGCCATCCTGTGTGAAGCCTCTTGCCAGAAATGGTTCCATCGGATCTGCACAGGCATGACAGAGTCGGCCTATGGCCTCCTCACGGCGGAGGCGTCGGCagtgtggggctgtgacacttgCATGGCTGACAAGGATGTGCAGTTAATGCGCACGAGGGAGGCTGCAGGACCACCTGCACTGAACACAGAAGGCTGA
- the DNAAF4 gene encoding dynein axonemal assembly factor 4 isoform X4, whose product MPVWLREHSWRQTLTAVYLSLPLRGARATAANIFCSEQYLKVSIPPFLFEAILYAPIDDTNSTAKIGNGNIFFTLYKKEPVMWDSLTLANAAKEKLQHLRENAVLKAHEKAKEETEAKKITKQEHKKYALEATMKLEEEERKRIEDLKEKERQKVAKELELWKNQQKDGDAYKSIQKKGKLHQEIEPLKERKSEKMNQTRIPNEGTSKTRLKSTKALRESRVAEEEEWLHKQAEARRIINSDLSELEDLKEEEKNPDWLKDKGNKMFAMGDYLGAVNAYNLAVRLNNKLPLLYLNRAACHLKLRNLHKAIEDSSKALELLTPPVPDNENARVKAHVRRGTAFCQLELYTEGLQDYEAALKIDPRNKNIEKDAEKIRHLIQGTMQGS is encoded by the exons ATGCCGGTGTGGCTGCGGGAGCACAGCTGGCGGCAGACCCTCACCGCCGTGTACCTGTCGCTGCCCCTGCGCGGCGCCCGGGCCACCGCCGCCAACATCTTCTGCAGCGAGCAGTACCTGAAG gTAAGCATCCCTCCCTTTTTATTTGAAGCCATTTTATATGCTCCTATCGATGACACAAATAGCACAGCAAAGATtggaaatggaaacattttcttcactttgtATAAAAAAGAACCGGTCATGTGGGATTCCCTTACTCTAGCAAATG ctgccaAGGAGAAACTACAACATCTGAGAGAGAATGCTGTTCTAAAAGCCcatgaaaaggcaaaagaggagacagaagcaaaaaaaataacaaaacaggAACACAAAAAATATGCTTTGGAGGCCACAATGAAG ctagaggaagaagaaagaaaaagaattgaagatctgaaagaaaaggagcGGCAGAAGGTTGCTAAAGAGTTGGAGTTATggaaaaaccaacaaaaagatGGTGATGCATACAAGAGCatacaaaaaaagggaaaattacatCAAGAAATCGAGCcattaaaagagagaaaaagtgaaaaaatgaaCCAAACTCGAATTCCTAATGAAGGAACTTCTAAGACCAGACTCAAGTCCACAAAAG ctctgcGAGAATCTCGTGttgcagaagaggaggag TGGCTACATAAACAAGCAGAAGCTCGAAGAATAATAAATTCTGATTTATCTGAGCTGGAAGACTtgaaagaagaggagaagaatCCAGATTGGTTAAAGGACAAAGGAAA CAAAATGTTTGCAATGGGAGACTACCTTGGGGCTGTAAATGCGTATAACCTTGCAGTGAGGCTGAACAATAAACTTCCCCTGCTGTACCTGAACCGTGCTGCTTGCCACCTTAAACTGAGAAATTTACACAAAGCTATTGAAGATTCCTCTAAG GCACTGGAACTGTTGACACCACCTGTTCCTGATAATGAGAACGCTCGAGTGAAAGCCCATGTGAGACGTGGAACAGCATTTTGTCAGCTGGAGTTATACACTGAAG GTCTTCAGGATTATGAAGCAGCTCTCAAGATTGAtcctagaaataaaaatatagaaaaagaTGCTGAGAAGATTCGACATCTAATTCAAGGAACAATGCAAGgctcttaa
- the DNAAF4 gene encoding dynein axonemal assembly factor 4 isoform X2 gives MPVWLREHSWRQTLTAVYLSLPLRGARATAANIFCSEQYLKVSIPPFLFEAILYAPIDDTNSTAKIGNGNIFFTLYKKEPVMWDSLTLANAAKEKLQHLRENAVLKAHEKAKEETEAKKITKQEHKKYALEATMKLEEEERKRIEDLKEKERQKVAKELELWKNQQKDGDAYKSIQKKGKLHQEIEPLKERKSEKMNQTRIPNEGTSKTRLKSTKGPGSCSIFSQNLKEEQLPAPRSAATIKVNFTPRVFPTALRESRVAEEEEWLHKQAEARRIINSDLSELEDLKEEEKNPDWLKDKGNKMFAMGDYLGAVNAYNLAVRLNNKLPLLYLNRAACHLKLRNLHKAIEDSSKALELLTPPVPDNENARVKAHVRRGTAFCQLELYTEGSFPLFSRTL, from the exons ATGCCGGTGTGGCTGCGGGAGCACAGCTGGCGGCAGACCCTCACCGCCGTGTACCTGTCGCTGCCCCTGCGCGGCGCCCGGGCCACCGCCGCCAACATCTTCTGCAGCGAGCAGTACCTGAAG gTAAGCATCCCTCCCTTTTTATTTGAAGCCATTTTATATGCTCCTATCGATGACACAAATAGCACAGCAAAGATtggaaatggaaacattttcttcactttgtATAAAAAAGAACCGGTCATGTGGGATTCCCTTACTCTAGCAAATG ctgccaAGGAGAAACTACAACATCTGAGAGAGAATGCTGTTCTAAAAGCCcatgaaaaggcaaaagaggagacagaagcaaaaaaaataacaaaacaggAACACAAAAAATATGCTTTGGAGGCCACAATGAAG ctagaggaagaagaaagaaaaagaattgaagatctgaaagaaaaggagcGGCAGAAGGTTGCTAAAGAGTTGGAGTTATggaaaaaccaacaaaaagatGGTGATGCATACAAGAGCatacaaaaaaagggaaaattacatCAAGAAATCGAGCcattaaaagagagaaaaagtgaaaaaatgaaCCAAACTCGAATTCCTAATGAAGGAACTTCTAAGACCAGACTCAAGTCCACAAAAG GTCCTGGCTCCTGTAGTATATTTTCACAGAACTTAAAGGAAGAGCAGTTACCAGCTCCCCGATCTGCTGCTACAATTAAAGTCAACTTCACACCCCGAGtttttcccacagctctgcGAGAATCTCGTGttgcagaagaggaggag TGGCTACATAAACAAGCAGAAGCTCGAAGAATAATAAATTCTGATTTATCTGAGCTGGAAGACTtgaaagaagaggagaagaatCCAGATTGGTTAAAGGACAAAGGAAA CAAAATGTTTGCAATGGGAGACTACCTTGGGGCTGTAAATGCGTATAACCTTGCAGTGAGGCTGAACAATAAACTTCCCCTGCTGTACCTGAACCGTGCTGCTTGCCACCTTAAACTGAGAAATTTACACAAAGCTATTGAAGATTCCTCTAAG GCACTGGAACTGTTGACACCACCTGTTCCTGATAATGAGAACGCTCGAGTGAAAGCCCATGTGAGACGTGGAACAGCATTTTGTCAGCTGGAGTTATACACTGAAG GATCATTTCCTCTCTTCAGCAGAACACTTTAG
- the DNAAF4 gene encoding dynein axonemal assembly factor 4 isoform X3: MATPGVVSIPPFLFEAILYAPIDDTNSTAKIGNGNIFFTLYKKEPVMWDSLTLANAAKEKLQHLRENAVLKAHEKAKEETEAKKITKQEHKKYALEATMKLEEEERKRIEDLKEKERQKVAKELELWKNQQKDGDAYKSIQKKGKLHQEIEPLKERKSEKMNQTRIPNEGTSKTRLKSTKGPGSCSIFSQNLKEEQLPAPRSAATIKVNFTPRVFPTALRESRVAEEEEWLHKQAEARRIINSDLSELEDLKEEEKNPDWLKDKGNKMFAMGDYLGAVNAYNLAVRLNNKLPLLYLNRAACHLKLRNLHKAIEDSSKALELLTPPVPDNENARVKAHVRRGTAFCQLELYTEGLQDYEAALKIDPRNKNIEKDAEKIRHLIQGTMQGS; encoded by the exons ATGGCTACACCTGGAGTG gTAAGCATCCCTCCCTTTTTATTTGAAGCCATTTTATATGCTCCTATCGATGACACAAATAGCACAGCAAAGATtggaaatggaaacattttcttcactttgtATAAAAAAGAACCGGTCATGTGGGATTCCCTTACTCTAGCAAATG ctgccaAGGAGAAACTACAACATCTGAGAGAGAATGCTGTTCTAAAAGCCcatgaaaaggcaaaagaggagacagaagcaaaaaaaataacaaaacaggAACACAAAAAATATGCTTTGGAGGCCACAATGAAG ctagaggaagaagaaagaaaaagaattgaagatctgaaagaaaaggagcGGCAGAAGGTTGCTAAAGAGTTGGAGTTATggaaaaaccaacaaaaagatGGTGATGCATACAAGAGCatacaaaaaaagggaaaattacatCAAGAAATCGAGCcattaaaagagagaaaaagtgaaaaaatgaaCCAAACTCGAATTCCTAATGAAGGAACTTCTAAGACCAGACTCAAGTCCACAAAAG GTCCTGGCTCCTGTAGTATATTTTCACAGAACTTAAAGGAAGAGCAGTTACCAGCTCCCCGATCTGCTGCTACAATTAAAGTCAACTTCACACCCCGAGtttttcccacagctctgcGAGAATCTCGTGttgcagaagaggaggag TGGCTACATAAACAAGCAGAAGCTCGAAGAATAATAAATTCTGATTTATCTGAGCTGGAAGACTtgaaagaagaggagaagaatCCAGATTGGTTAAAGGACAAAGGAAA CAAAATGTTTGCAATGGGAGACTACCTTGGGGCTGTAAATGCGTATAACCTTGCAGTGAGGCTGAACAATAAACTTCCCCTGCTGTACCTGAACCGTGCTGCTTGCCACCTTAAACTGAGAAATTTACACAAAGCTATTGAAGATTCCTCTAAG GCACTGGAACTGTTGACACCACCTGTTCCTGATAATGAGAACGCTCGAGTGAAAGCCCATGTGAGACGTGGAACAGCATTTTGTCAGCTGGAGTTATACACTGAAG GTCTTCAGGATTATGAAGCAGCTCTCAAGATTGAtcctagaaataaaaatatagaaaaagaTGCTGAGAAGATTCGACATCTAATTCAAGGAACAATGCAAGgctcttaa